In Girardinichthys multiradiatus isolate DD_20200921_A chromosome 18, DD_fGirMul_XY1, whole genome shotgun sequence, a single window of DNA contains:
- the chchd2 gene encoding coiled-coil-helix-coiled-coil-helix domain-containing protein 2: MPRGSRSRPTRMSPPASRAPPSPPPMARAAPPSSHAPVPMQTPPSAVGAPAAAPRQPGLFAQMASTAAGVAVGSAVGHTIGHAMTGAFSGGQSDAAKPDVTYQEPYQQQADQQQGVCSYELKQFLECAQNQSDLKLCEGFSEVLKQCRSANGFS; encoded by the exons ATGCCAAGAGGAAGCAGAAGCCGGCCCACCAGGATGAGCCCTCCCGCCAG CCGGGCACCACCATCACCTCCACCAATGGCCAGAGCGGCACCTCCCTCATCTCACGCTCCGGTCCCCATGCAGACCCCTCCGTCTGCAGTGGGCGCACCAGCCGCAGCGCCCAGACAACCTGGTTTATTTGCACAAATGGCATCGACAGCCGCTGGCGTGGCGGTGGGCTCTGCAGTGGGACACACCATTGGTCACGCCATGACTGGAGCCTTCAGTGGAGGACAGTCTGACGCTGCCAAGCCTGACGTCACGTACCAG GAGCCGTACCAGCAGCAGGCAGACCAACAGCAGGGGGTGTGCTCCTACGAACTCAAGCAGTTCCTGGAATGTGCTCAGAACCAGAGTGACCTGAAGCTCTGTGAAGGATTCAGCGAGGTGCTCAAACAGTGCAGGTCTGCTAATG gTTTTTCTTGA